A window of the Diabrotica undecimpunctata isolate CICGRU chromosome 1, icDiaUnde3, whole genome shotgun sequence genome harbors these coding sequences:
- the LOC140446265 gene encoding uncharacterized protein: MEVKQEEFDEIYLNDFEIKKENEIKLEITIENHKINETDCFKIGVKEELFIEDTVITDNNDTSFLNDLNQTDREINNKHIKYEPDTSKPNSVICHESEQDSLSEDNENICLEPLTMEKTYECEICSKKFAKNRYLARHLRRHREEKQHTCNICLKKFSAKDALIKHTRLHANNRFKCDICCKFFTSASYLKTHTRTHTGEKPFKCIICGKELMDTRSLRIHIRGHTGDKPFRCEICSKEFLDGGYLKRHLRRHSGERRFKCDICFKDFKESGTLRIHKRIHNRAKAVKCEICFKKLINTNSLEKHMRLHINGYPFKCELCPKRFAEDTSLKNHMNLHSDTKPFACDICGKQCTQRANLKQHMRIHTGEKFFKCDICGNRFTEESSLKKHIQLHT, encoded by the exons ATGGAAGTTAAACAAGAGGAATTTGATGAAATCTATCTGAATGACTTTGAAATCAAGAAAGAAAATGAAATTAAGCTTGAAATAACAATAGAAAACCATAAGATTAATGAGACAGATTGTTTTAAAATCGGCGTTAAAGAAGAGTTGTTCATTGAAGACACTGTGATTACAGATAATAATGATACGAGTTTTCTGAATGACTTAAATCAAACAGATAGagaaataaacaataaacatatTAAGTATGAACCAGACACAAGTAAACCTAATTCGGTCATTTGCCACGAAAGTGAACAGG ATTCACTTAGTGAAGATAATGAAAACATCTGTTTGGAGCCGCTTACTATGGAAAAAACATAcgaatgtgaaatttgttctaagaaGTTTGCAAAAAACCGTTATTTAGCAAGACATTTGCGACGGCACAGAGAAGAAAAGCAACATACGTGCAATATTTGCTTGAAAAAATTTTCAGCAAAGGATGCTTTGATAAAACACACCCGTCTCCACGCTAACAACCGATTCAAATGTGATATCTGTTGTAAATTTTTTACATCGGCCAGTTATCTTAAAACACACACGCGTACTCATACCGGGGAAAAACCTTTCAAATGCATAATATGCGGGAAGGAGTTAATGGACACGCGCAGTTTAAGGATACATATTCGTGGTCACACTGGAGACAAACCTTTTAGATGCGAGATTTGCTCTAAAGAGTTTTTAGACGGAGGTTATTTGAAGAGACATCTACGTCGACACAGTGGAGAAAGACGTTTTAAATGCGATATTTGCTTTAAAGATTTTAAAGAGTCCGGTACGCTTAGAATACATAAACGCATCCACAATCGAGCAAAAGCTGTTAAATGTGAAATATGTTTCAAAaagttgataaatacaaatagtTTAGAAAAGCACATGCGTCTGCATATTAACGGCTACCCTTTCAAATGTGAGCTCTGTCCAAAACGATTCGCTGAAGATACGTCTTTGAAGAACCACATGAACCTCCACTCTGATACTAAACCGTTCGCATGCGATATTTGCGGCAAACAATGTACACAACGTGCTAATTTGAAACAACACATGCGTATCCATACCGGAGAGAAGTTCTTTAAATGCGACATTTGTGGCAACCGATTTACAGAAGAGAGTAGTTTGAAGAAACATATCCAGTTGCACACCTGA
- the atms gene encoding RNA polymerase II-associated factor 1 homolog translates to MPPTIQQNNQNGTANGVEKRPVKTVEKRSDLICKVKYCNTLPDIPFDLKFIAYPFEPIRFIQYNPTSLERNYKYEVLTEHDLGVSIDLINKDIYAIEPGATLDPADEKLLEEDILTPQDSKRSRHHAKSVSWLRRTEYISTEQTRFQPQTMDKVEAKVGYSIKKSLNNETLYMDRDSQIKAIEKTFEDSKNVIEKHYSKPNVVAVDILPVYPDFSLWKYPCAQVIFDSDPAPVGKQVPAQIEEMSQAMIRGVMDESGEQFVAYFLPTEDTLQKRRDDFVNQIPYQDDEEYEYKMAREYNWNVKSKASKGYEENYFFVARPDGIYYNELETRVRLSKRRVKAGAPPSNTRLIVKHRPMDANEFRMQRYREKQLEPPGEDDEEMEVDEPQEEEATQEEQEQEKGEKSPSRSRSRSNSSNRSRSRSKSRSKSRSKSRSKSKSQSRSRSRSKSRSRSRSRSKSRSKSRSHSKSKSKSKSRSRSKSKSKSRSRSKSQSKSPSRSRSRSRSKSKSRSRSASGSRSPSGSRSRSPSKSKSRSRSRSRSGSKSASRSRSSSKASSKSGSRSRSGSRSGSDSESGSGSESD, encoded by the exons ATGCCTCCTACAATCCAGCAAAACAACCAGAACGGGACAGCCAATGGCGTTGAAAAAAGACCAgtaaaaactgtagaaaaaag GTCAGATTTAATATGCAAAGTGAAGTACTGTAATACTTTACCCGATATTCCTTTCGATTTGAAGTTTATAGCATATCCTTTTGAACCCATAAG ATTTATTCAATACAACCCAACATCCCTAGAGCGTAATTACAAATATGAAGTGTTAACAGAACATGACTTAGGTGTTAGTATTGATCTTATAAACAAAGATATATATGCTATTGAACCAGGAGCTACTTTAGATCCTGCtgatgaaaaattactagaagaagACATTCTAACACCGCAAGACTCAAAAAGATCTCGCCATCATGCCAAGTCAGTGTCCTGGTTGCGAAGAACTGAATACATTTCAACAGAACAGACCAGATTCCAGCCTCAGACTATGGACAAAGTTGAAGCTAAGGTTGGTTATAGTATTAAAAAGTCCCTTAACAATGAAACTTTGTACATGGACAGAGACTCTCAGATTAAGGCTATTGAAAAGACCTTTGAGGATTCTAAGAATGTCATTGAGAAGCATTACAGCAAACCTAATGTGGTAGCTGTGGATATTTTGCCTGTTTATCCAGATTTCAGCCTTTGGAAGTACCCTTGTGCCCAAGTTATTTTTGATTCTGATCCAGCTCCTGTTGGCAAGCAAGTACCAGCTCAGATTGAAGAGATGTCTCAAGCTATGATcag AGGTGTGATGGACGAAAGTGGAGAACAATTTGTAGCCTACTTTTTGCCCACAGAAGACACTCTCCAAAAACGAAGAGATGATTTTGTCAACCAGATACCATATCAAGATGATGAGGAATATGAATATAAGATGGCAAGAGAGTACAACTGGAATGTAAAGAGCAAGGCAAGCAAAGGGTATGaagaaaattatttctttgtGGCACGACCAGATGGAATTTACTACAATGAACTGGAGACCAGAGTAAGGCTGAGTAAGAGAAGGGTCAAAGCTGGTGCTCCACCTAGTAACACAAGGCTTATTGTTAAACATAGACCTATGGATGCTAATGAGTTCCGAATGCAGAGGTACCGGGAGAAACAGCTGGAACCACCag GTGAAGATGATGAGGAAATGGAAGTAGATgaaccacaagaagaagaagctactcaagaagaacaagaacaagAAAAGGGGGAGAAATCACCATCCCGCTCTAGATCTAGATCAAACTCATCTAACAGAAGCAGATCTAGGTCAAAATCAAGATCCAAGTCCAGATCAAAATCAAGATCCAAGTCTAAGTCACAATCTAGATCCAGATCTAGGTCTAAATCTCGTTCCAGATCCCGATCGAGATCTAAATCCCGCTCCAAGTCCAGGTCTCATTCAAAATCGAAGTCTAAATCTAAATCCCGTTCCCGATCGAAATCTAAGTCTAAATCCCGTTCCAGATCGAAGTCTCAATCCAAATCGCCTTCCAGATCAAGATCAAGGTCTCGTTCTAAGTCAAAGTCGAGATCCAGATCTGCTTCAGGCTCTAGATCACCTTCTGGCTCTAGATCCAGGTCACCTTCCAAATCAAAGTCAAGGTCCAGATCCAGGTCTAGATCAGGTTCCAAATCTGCTTCTAGATCTAGATCGTCTTCCAAAGCTTCTTCCAAATCGGGATCAAGGTCCAGATCAGGATCTCGATCAGGATCGGACTCAGAATCGGGGTCTGGATCTGAAAGTGACTAA
- the twr gene encoding signal peptidase complex catalytic subunit SEC11A — protein MESLNVFEDLRRMNKRQFIYQVLSFGMIVSSALMIWKGLMVVTGSESPIVVVLSGSMEPAFHRGDLLFLTNYPEEPVRVGEIVVFKVEGRDIPIVHRVLKLHEKKNGTVKFLTKGDNNSVDDRGLYAPGQLWLTKDDVVGRARGFLPYVGMVTILMNEYPKFKYAVLACLGLYVLVHRE, from the exons ATGGAGTCTTTAAACGTATTCGAAGATTTGAGGCGGATGAACAAACGCCAG TTCATTTACCAAGTGCTTAGTTTCGGTATGATAGTCTCCTCGGCCTTAATGATATGGAAAGGACTGATGGTGGTAACTGGCAGCGAAAGCCCCATAGTTGTAGTATTATCTGGCAGTATGGAGCCGGCATTCCACAGAGGAGATCTATTATTCTTAACCAATTACCCTGAAGAGCCTGTTCGGGTAGGAGAAATTGTGGTCTTCAAAGTAGAAGGTAGAGATATTCCCATTGTGCATCGTGTGCTAAAGCTCCATGAAAA GAAAAATGGTACTGTAAAGTTCCTGACGAAAGGAGACAATAATAGTGTGGATGATAGAGGCCTATATGCTCCTGGACAATTGTGGTTAACCAAAGATGATGTAGTAGGCAGAGCAAGAGGATTTTTGCCTTATGTAGGGATGGTTACTATATTAATGAATGAATACCCCAAGTTTAAG